One genomic segment of Sminthopsis crassicaudata isolate SCR6 chromosome 2, ASM4859323v1, whole genome shotgun sequence includes these proteins:
- the LOC141552906 gene encoding olfactory receptor 1L1-like, with translation MAIHNYTSVTEFVFLGLTNRLDMQPVIFAVIFIMYLITVVGNSLIITVTWIDPKLKTPMYFLLSQLSTIDICFTTVTVPQLLIHTFSRNKTISFTQCMTQVFFFVAIGNMEGYLLAAMAYDRYVAICNPLRYGAIVTQKLCICVVLVSWFLMFLNSLLHTILVSRLHFCNNRILHFFCDLPPLMQLSCSRPIINELVILTEGVTATLSPFVFILASYVCIVVTVLGLRSTAGLRKAVSTCGSHIVVVTLFYGTVIRLYFQPVSNYTLDRDRQVAVFYTVVTPMLNPIIYSLRNKEVKGALRRTLSKIFQ, from the coding sequence ATGGCGATCCATAATTACACTTCAGTGACTGAATTTGTTTTCTTGGGTTTGACTAACCGACTGGATATGCAACCAGTCATCTTTGCAGTCATTTTTATCATGTATCTAATTACAGTAGTAGGAAATTCCTTGATCATTACTGTAACCTGGATAGACCCCAAGCTCAAAACTCCTATGTACTTCCTGTTGAGTCAGCTTTCCACTATTGACATCTGTTTCACCACCGTCACTGTCCCTCAACTGCTGATTCACACCTTCTCCAGGAACAAGACTATCTCTTTTACTCAGTGTATGActcaggtatttttttttgtagctaTAGGTAACATGGAAGGTTACCTATTGGCAGCTATGGCCTATGACCGTTATGTGGCTATTTGTAATCCTTTGCGTTATGGGGCCATCGTGACCCAGAAATTATGTATTTGTGTAGTCCTGGTATCTTGGTTTCTCATGTTCTTGAATTCTCTTTTACATACCATCCTTGTCTCAAGACTTCATTTTTGTAACAATCGCATTTTACACTTTTTCTGTGATCTCCCTCCCCTGATGCAACTCTCCTGCTCCCGCCCTATCATTAATGAGCTGGTGATTCTAACAGAAGGGGTTACAGCAACTCTCTCTCCATTTGTCTTTATTCTGGCCTCTTATGTCTGCATTGTTGTCACTGTGCTTGGTCTACGTTCAACTGCAGGTTTACGCAAAGCTGTCTCCACATGTGGCTCTCACATTGTGGTTGTGACATTATTCTATGGGACTGTTATTCGGCTTTATTTCCAACCAGTCAGTAACTATACCCTGGACCGGGATCGACAGGTAGCTGTCTTCTACACAGTGGTTACTCCTATGCTGAATCCTATCATTTATAGCCTGAGGAATAAAGAGGTGAAAGGTGCTCTCCGGAGAACTCTGAGCAAGATTTTCCAGTAA